A region of the Fusobacteria bacterium ZRK30 genome:
CCCATATAGTTCCTATAAAATATATGTTAAATGGAAGTAAGTGGCTGATGACCATTCAAATACTGGTCTGGATATCGGATACATTTGCATACCTTGTAGGAGTAAAGTTTGGAAGAAAATTCTTTTCTCGTGGACTCTGTGAGATAAGTCCTAAAAAATCCATAGAGGGTTCTTTGGGGTCGATAATATTTACCGTGATAACTATGTTACTCATAAAAGCATTCCTATTTAAAGATCTGAATATATCAGGGATTCATCTGATAATAGTCCCTATATTGGTGGCTGTAACCGGTCAAATCGGTGATTTAGCAGAATCGGTATTCAAAAGAGAATTTGGTGTAAAAGATTCAGGTAAAATATTAGGTGGACATGGGGGGATCTTAGACAGATATGATAGTTTAATCTGGGTATTCCCGCTTATGTATTATTATATTAATTTTTTCCTATAAAAAGCAACGTGACGTATGCATCCAAACAAGTACAATTTAGGTTTTTATAATCTTTTATTCATTTTATAAATTTTATAAATTCCTAGATAATAAAAAAAGAGAGCGAAAGC
Encoded here:
- a CDS encoding phosphatidate cytidylyltransferase — translated: MLNRILVALILVPLTVYVYLYGDKSFMAFTVLLIGIGIYEIYQMMESKGVIVNKAAGIILGGAIPLALYSSISSSKDLLGKFIGNNVDMSRGTMVLILGIFILMFIRIYQNKVEGSSSYIGYTMLGVLYVGFLFSHIVPIKYMLNGSKWLMTIQILVWISDTFAYLVGVKFGRKFFSRGLCEISPKKSIEGSLGSIIFTVITMLLIKAFLFKDLNISGIHLIIVPILVAVTGQIGDLAESVFKREFGVKDSGKILGGHGGILDRYDSLIWVFPLMYYYINFFL